The Ptychodera flava strain L36383 chromosome 14, AS_Pfla_20210202, whole genome shotgun sequence genome segment CAGCAGATAAATATCACCAAAAAACATACAGCAACTTTTCCCACACCAGACTGCGCTTTTTAAAAGAATTTGGCCTCAACCACATAGTGCCCTCACACATTTCCAGGCAAAGTTTGACGTCAATACTGCTGTGTGACAGATATAGGTTTGCATAAGAGGCGTAGCATTCGTGAAACCCAGGTAAAATTTGTACAGATTGGATGTATTTGAAAGACTTCTTGTTTGAATTGGGAAAACAtaaaaagacaacgaaaagcGGTATTCACAGAGAGGTACACTCTGATTAGGTGGTAGGCAGGTTTACTTTTGAATGTAAACAGTCTGTCTACAATTTACCACTGACTGTTTTTACAAAGACTATGAACATCAAACTGCATTGAGGAAAGGGTGATTCTCTATGTATAGATACAGAAACCTGTGAAATTGCCCACACAAATTGGTGGTATACAACtgtatgtatggatatgacTGTTGTTGATAAGTCTTGGAAATTCAGGCCTGGGTACAATCTAGAAAGGGATGCCATTATCTTGAATTCCACTGGGTTTTTAAAGGACTAGTATGACAATTTGAtcttatttcattatttatttatctatttagttatttatttatttatttatttatttactggttttatttgatttgctttttcatttgttatttattatttattgtttttatttaatttattttttcattaattatttatttacttatttatttacaacACTGTGAACTACATGCTTTCTGATTATTTGACTGTCTGACTagattaaattgaaaaaatagaTCCATCATATTATGATAGCTTCACTTGTTGGCATTTCACTTTTCCCTTTGTATGGACATTGAACTTTGTCtttattttatcatgataaAACTTATATTCACACAACATTtgcaatatgagagagagagagagagagagagagagagagagagagagagagagaggggggagagaCTAGCTGACAAAATACAGTCTTACCTCTCAGTGACAGAAAATAATGATTAATTTCTGGACAAACAGTATATTCATTGCACAAAATCAACATGAAATACAATTCAATAGAAAAGTTGTTTGTTATCATCAACCGATCAGTTCAAATTACATTCTATCATCGGCAGTAATCTGTTGAAGATTTCTGTGTCAGCTAGTATCTTGCCTATGTGAGTTGTGCCTCGCCAGCTCAAGAAGCTAAGAAGCCTTGCAGACATAAAGAGTTTAACCTTTCCGCCCTTTGTTCCATCAACCATGGAATAATCACATTGTTTTCCACAGCTGGTCGATGAATTCTCTGACTACTGGGGAAAACGAGTAGGTTTAAAAGACTTCCAAAGTACACCACATAGTGATTGCACACACAGTTACCGTTCAAGAGCTGCGTGTTATATCGCAACGCATGTAAACATGTCAGCTTAGATAAAATGGCGACAGCGACTGCCTCGTGACGGAGCGCATCCGGTGTTTCACACTTTATCGGCACTACAGTGATATCAGACTTCGTTAACTGCTTCAAACACAAGGGGGACGCGCATCCTCCAAGACTAGAGTCAGTTTTAGCATGTACATGATGTTCACTGTCATTACCACACGCATCAGTTGTTTTGGGATTATCTGAATGTGACTAACAAACTCTCATTGAATCAGAATTCCTCCAGACAGTAAATGACCTCTGGGAGGCCTGGATAATCACATGTGGATTTCTTTCTAAAATCCCTCAACACTTGTTCCAATTAGATCAACACAACCAAATCACTTACTCAATTTTCGTCAATGGATTTGATTGGGCTTTGACTTGATTGTCTTTTCACACACAGGAATGACAATGACGATGTCAGCCGACCACCGATATGAGCGGGGCTTCTTTTTGCGCATGAAATCAACGCTCACCAAGAGGGGAGTACATATCAAGTCTTCGGGCTATAAGGTAAGCAAATGTAAAACACGAGATAATGCGGCAAAGATACATGTAAAGTCTACGTGTACAGTAAGTTTGTAATGACAAGGCAATGTACATGTCGATTACATACAGGTAGTTTGGTCCTCAAAAACATACATATCTGAATGAAatagtttttggaaaaaataaattatctCACCTCTTTTTGTTGCATCCGATGATCAAGTGAGTCTAGTTTGAACATTCAGATACACTGCAATTTCTTAAGATACATGTAGCAAATAAGTCATACAGTAGGCTGTATCATTGATacttttcattgattttaaatttaaagttttcacTCATTTTGTCATATCTGCTGGTTTATGGCGTGTGCAAAAACACCCTTGCTATCAGAAATATTCAGAAATCCTTTAGAAGAGGACTTCAGATGGATGGTTCTGTACATTTAAAGCTTTTTACACTTCTATATCTGTACAGCAGTATTGTTTTCAACTGAAGTAGAATAGGATAATTGCTGTTTTTCGAGATTGCTGAAATGGGACCATCAGTTCTGAACACAACCAGTAAAATTTGGTTACAGGAAATCCAGCTTCGGAGCATATTTACaggttttgtttgtcatttttccaggTTGTTCAAATATCTGGTAGGCTTCGACCTCGAATGATATTGACCCACACACAGCGCCAGCCAGTCACAATCATAGGGTTCGTCGCACTAGCTCATTCACTGCCATCCCCGAACATCAATGAAATTCGCATGGAGTGTGAGATGTTTGTCAGCAAAGCCAATctggatatgaaaatttcattctgtgAACCAAGGTATGTGTTTCTCTTCAGCCAACATTGACAACTGACTTTGTACGATGCAAGTTGTCAAATGTAGTAAACTGCACATGTTAATTTCAGGATTACTATTTCATCTGGTCCCCAAACCCAAGCTTGACAATAACTATACTCCTCTTATACATCCACCATGCACACGTACCCTCCATTGAGTCCAAAATTCTTAGTGCTTACCTTCATTTCAGACTCCGTCAACTTCTTTTTTGGCACTGATCCTAATGTATCAATAAGTGGTCTTTATTCTGTATTTCCGGGCCATCGGCCCAATATATAAACAAAACTCAGATAACATTATTAATCCTAGTGTCTCACTAAAATTTACACTGACCAAATTGCAAAGAACAGGAAAAGAACAATTTCCTAATCAACCAGGCCACATTCCCAACAGAAAAACTTCAGACTTGCATTCGAGCACAAACTTCACAACTTTTCTGTACTTTAAAAACCTTTGACAAATGATCAAACCTGGTAAAACCTTCACTGACAAATCACAATATTTTGACTTTCCTTTgagtattttcatttcatagtTGAATCACTGATGCTGTCTTCCTCATGACAAATataaaattgtgacaaaacaatatttataaCAAAATACAATCATTACCACAATTTGCATCTTAAAGGTAAATGTAAGACAAATAAGGGCAATAATCTTGTGAACGACCGTGCCATACACTTCAGGAAggcatttcaacatttttaaatgTGAAACATGAGACCAATGTAAACCATCTGTTTAGTTCATCACCTCTGCATAAGCAGTTGCATTATGAATGCATCACTCGAAATTTAAACTTGTTTAttgtgaaaactgaaaattgaatttaaaaaaaagcaaaaaaagaaggaaaatagtgcacataatttgttttgaccaaaaatttaatcttttgaCAGATGTTAGTTTTGTTGCTTGGAAgaagaaaaattttgaaatgtgaaaaatcaGACAATAGTGAAATGCATGAGTGCTCATGAAAAAGAGATGTAAGACAAAAAGACAATATATGACAAAGTCATTCATAATTTTCACTGTTCCCAACTACCATTCACATATCGTGTATGTTAGCTGATAATATATGGGATTCATATCTTGCTTTCTCTCACTGTGGATTTAACTGTAATGCCTACATGTCAAGGTATTTTTTTATAAGTCAAGATCTATGCCGAGATCAAGCAGGGGCAAAAACAACAGTTCACCTAGCTGACCCTAATAAAGTCAGCTTTACTGTGAAGGTGCGGACAATATTTTACTACTCAGGGCATAAATGTCAGGATATACCTATGACATTATATTTTAAGGGTAACTATAAAACAGTTGGACGTGGGAAAGATGAGATCAGCCAATGATATGCCATGATCTACCCGCAGATATCACCCATCTTCagaaatttgttacttttttagCTGGATATAGGCCTAATAAAGTACTGGCTGGAGACAAGACACAGAAGTTGCTATTAGAAAGTGTCACTGCATATAAAATAACCATAGGGAGACATTTGCAGACACTCATAAAGACTTGATTACAGTCCTTCTCAGATGCTAAATAAATGGATGATGGTGGAAAGATGATAGTCAATGACACATCTTCCTGACCTGTTCCTCCATTATTTGATACtcgtaaaaataataaaactgtCAGCTTTGGTTTAGACGGGATATCAATAAATCAGTCACCTAGCAAATTAGAAATGTCAGACCTGAAGACAAAATCATGGGCTCCGTGTTGCTCACAAAGGATGTCAGATGTGAGAAGCTGAGAATGAGCCCCCTAGAGCCTCATTCTGGAGAGCATTGAAAttttagtctggttccctgacccatttccccggtagagggcgtggggaaatatagggtcaggtaccgggtagccatcttgaacagaattttgttcaagatggctgaggttagtcacctgacagaacatgctacaacaaatatggctgctaccatgaaaacgccggtcaaaattcgactggatcagaattatgttcgaacactggtatccgaaccaaaaacattggcacacgagacgggaaacataaactgaaaggattaatccagaagtatggggaaatagaggtgattgaaggctggctgtgatatcgcagcagtacttgttgcgtgtatcgaacgcgctagggtcattgaggtcatcgcagACTTTGGCGTGACCCctatgacccgagcacgttcgatacacgccacaactactgctgcgatatcacagctaattgaaagcaaactttgttggaactgtgagcgacgattgatttcgatggatagaatggtgtccgaatttcgtgaaaaatgccaggcatcatgtcgacgttctaaaagtattaagaggtgtgctaagtcacagtggctaaatcatggaggtagaaagtctttctttctacctccacggctttgtggtacaaacaagaagttggtgtcaagtgagcctgaaagtgcgaaacccaagaaagatgagaaaacgttacaagtgttactttcatccaataacagcttgttttattttaacccaatagcgtccatgtttacattagccggtacctgaccctatatttcccacgccctctaccggggaaatgggtcagggaaccagactattgAAATTTATGAGCCGTGAACTGTAGAGGGCAGCCTTGTTCAGTCAGTGGAAAGGAGTCTTACAGTTCAAGGAACATAAAATGGGAATTTAACACATATAAACTGACATATTAACCTTCCAGTTACATCATAAATGAAATATAACAACATTTAACgtttttacaaacaaaatttcCGTGCTGTTTGATTGCAGAATAAATCACTACATGGATTTGACGCCTAGTGATGTTTTAGGAAAGAGTGTATATGATTTCCTACATGCAGAGGATGTTGCTGAAATGAGAACGAGTCATTTTGACCGTGagtattcaaataaatatagtcTGTAGTGTCCAACTTCCTAATATTATTTAAGTTTTGTTGACATTGTGTATAATGATTAAGACAGGAACTTGATGACAAAACTTGTAGGGATTAacgtttcatcatttttatccTCTTGCTTCTTGTGCCATTTCCAAGTGTTGAACAAGGGTCAAGTCGTAACCAAGTATTTCAGATGGATGACCAAAAGTGGTGGCTATATCTGGATCCAAACTAGTGCAACCATCACCTCTACAAAGAATACCAATGAACGGTTGGTTGTGTGTATCAACTACATTCTCAGGTATGGACTACTATTTTGATGGCTGGACCTCACCTAAACTTTCATGAAATATCTACAATTGTTTTGTTTCCACAAAATAAGGGAGGTTTGCCATGCCTTTTTCgttcatttatttcaaaacttgagCACCTGATATTTCAACGTGTCATGTCTGTTTTGTAGCTAACCTATAAATCACTGAATTGTTTACGTGATTGCAATATAGTGTTATCATTCTATTCCATACAATATACAGAgtgtttgatattttgtcaGAGTATTCCATTGGCACTTTGTGCATTTTGCATTCACATCAGTGGCAAACACATGTAGTAAAGTCTTCATATATAGTGCATAGTGCATTTTTATATTTGACTTGCATGCACACATAAAATTGCCCAGTGTGGGttccaaaaatatatgtttacaTCAATGTGCAGTTTGGGTTGTAATTATGAATTTTATAGTAgaactatacattgtaggctgcAAGTTACGGTATACCTGATTGTGCTCTTTCAGATAGCCTTAGTAAATTTCTGTTCAGGTCTCAGTGAGTAAATGTTCTGTTTTGCCAACActctaaattttgaaacatagaTAGGTAAGCTGTTGAATACACGTACAGGAAAATGAAAACAGGTTCAATTGGCTTTCTCAGTTGATAAACAGaacagcatacatgtatatcaacagAAATTGGGTACTGTTTCACCTGTCAGTATAACTCGATGGTGGGAATACGAATGCCACAAACAAAGTAAAAGTCATATATGGCATGGTTTTCAGATACGACATCACCAAAGAAGTAAATTTCTGTGAGAAACGTTTGTACGTTTGCATTTCATGAAAAGCTACCAACATGCAGAGGATGTAAAAGATGCAAAACAGAATACATTCCATATTTTGGCCAGACTTGTAAAGACACGAGCAAATTATGGTCAAAGTCAATACCATCATTTAATCATCTTGTTTCTTTTTCAGTCAAGTAGAATACAAAAACTGTGTGATGGATATCTCTCAGCTACCAAACAGACCCACCGATGAAACCTCAGAGTCATCCAATACATCAGAAAGTGAAGCTGATTCAAGTAGTGACTCAGGTATGACAGCCGTGCTGCCTTTCTCCATGCTACAGACCTGTCAGATAGGGGAGAGCAAAATCATACCAAGTTTGGATATCCCTTGACCAGTAACCTACAGAAAACCAATGAATGTTAAATCTGGCCTTGGGACACTGCATTGTCATTCAGTTGCATTGCTTTTACATAGTCAGAAGGTCCCATGCATAGTATACACGTACATCACATCAAACACAGTGTGATCCTTCTACGATTATAGTGTTGGTCCTCAGATATTGTTGTTGATCTCCAGTATCACCACAACTCTCCTTTTTttcataaacaataaatataaaGCAGACATAGAGATAAATAATGCTTATGCTTCTTTGGTATAACTTCATGCATATTACTTTTTCTCTTTACAACATACAGAATAATACATACAGAagaaaacatacagaatatagTTGAATCATTTCATATGTCATCAGCAGTAGAATACTGATTAAATTTGCCTTTCTCATCAACAATATCTGCACGTGAACACTGCTTCTAACTATTTCTATCATAGAGAAGTGTAAGCTAAAGCCTcataacttttgctcaaaccttcctcGGGGAAACTTtctaccattctcttacaaaaataatgaatatcAATCAGGAGTCACCaggcaaattttagtactagagaaaaaaatgtacaaaaatttctgatatggaaaataaaaatggCTGCATCTCTATGTCaagtctatggggaaaaattaaatgttcgatattcacaaaactatgatggtgaaaagtttaAACTTCAGTTGTGAGATTTTATTGTTAATTGCCTTAACGGCATATGTCCTTGTAAGTTTATAACTATAAGCTGAAGCATACCTGAAATTAAGTTTcagaggaaaacaaaagacagcaAACAAACCTGATGTGTGAGATCATAAAACAAGCCTGTTTAACAATACTGTCTTTGCTTACAGATGAGGAAGCTGATCCCAAGGAGAGCTCACACAACAGTGATGACAGTGAAAATAGAGACCATGGCTCCAAAAGAAGAAACCACTCCACCCAGAATAAGCACACCTCAAAGAAAGGCAAGAAACGGGCAAAGGGACCTGGCGGGAAAGGTGccaaaaagcaaaaatatgaGCAAAGACAACACAGGGACATTGGGGACACAAAAGTAATAACAGCTGTAAAACAGCACGTATTAGTCAATTCTGAGGAACCAAAAGTGAATGATGTAGCAGAAGAGATGGAAGAAAAAGTGTCTAAAGGGACACAACAGTCTGAAAGAACTGATGTTATCAGTGAGGATTCTATCAAAAGGAGAGGACGGCCAAGAAAACGCAAAGTCATCCAACATGTCAATTCTTGCAACAGCCGAGAGAGCAGTACAGGGGCTGGCAGTTCAGATGTAGCCCCTCATATTGAAGGTGCTAAAACTTCTCCACCCATCACAAATGATCAAAACCCCTGTATTCCGTCCCCTCAATTCGACAACGGTATAGGGGTCAAGTCAGAACGCCAGGAGACTGACTTCCAGCTGGAAAGCTGGGACAACCCACCAAATCGGGAGATCACTCGCGAGCAGGCCACACTGCTCGACACGCCAGATAGCCCCTTCACCAGAAATCAAAGCCTGCACCGAAACATCAATCAGTCGCCAGTTAGCCAATCACCGATGAGTATACATGACATTCCAAAGAGCCCTTTTCAGAAGACATCATCAATATCAAGTCCAAGTACAGGAGTGCCAGAATCAGTGCTCACACCACCGGCAACAGAGACCACCAAGTCAGGATTCGTTCTGCCACCAGTTAGTTCGTTGACCCCATCAGTGATTAACATTACCCACAATGACTCACACCACCCTTTAAACCCACCGACATCGCTGTCTCCAATGGAGACAAGCAAAGACAACCAACCCTCTTCAGAAACTGTGACATCTATCAGTGCCATTGCGAGTGCACATGCTAGTCTCTTAGCCAATCTTACACCCCAAGCTGCCAAAGAGTCTGTGATAAACATCCATCCACACGTACTCACCACTGATTCGGTGACCACAGCATATGCTGGCATGCCCTACGCTAGTTACGACAAGTACACATACTCGCCATACGGAACTGCTATGAACTTGGCCACCCACGCAGCGGCTTACCAAGGTAACCACTACAGCCATGTCTCACCCTATGGCAATTACACACAAAGTCAAGAGACTCCCATGGACTTGACCTACGGAAGTGGCTACGGCTCTCACATGCAAATTGTGCGACCTGAAATCTTACAGAATGTCGCCAAGCAGCAGTACCTCGGCGGGGCCAAGTCACCATATGCAGCATTCGCAGATGCACACGATCAGCTGTCCAAGCTACACAGTAAGAGCAACGCTGATGTTTCTGGTGGTGGCCAGCAGAAAGTTTGACACATGTAAAAATGTCTCCTATCCAAAATGAAGAGTACTTCCTCCCctaaaccccctccccccttctTTGTACCCCAAACAATCCTCTATGAGGTACGGCAATTGAAGAAAAATGTGACTGTAAAGTGATGATAGTGATTTGTGATTCTTTGTGTTCCCTGTATCAGTATTTTGTACACATATCATCACCtttgttttatttcttgtgtttgaatttacaGTATGGGATGAAAAAAGTACATCTGATTCATACATCACCATGCcaagtaaaaaaaatttaaatagaAATCAGAAACAACCagagaaaataattattttcgATCACATTTGCCAACATGTCAGACATGATATGCAGTTACTTCATTATCACATAATAATATCATTTTATAAAAATGACACAAAGTTAGGTagaatttctttcaaattcacTCAAAAATAGTTCAATAATTGTCACTTTATGTGACAATTTGTTCCAAACTATTcagcattttgtttttttagaaTTACAATGTACTGCTTCCAGTAAAACATTGACTAGCAGGTGAGAGATTTGAGATGTTAGCACGCAACAAAGATGAACATAGAGTCAAAAACTATAATACAAttgtaaaaagtcaaaaaaaaattgaaataatgacataaataaAAAAGTTCCCATATATGCAGTTTGAGTACCATGTGTGCAGTCTCGCTGCCATTCCTTTGCAGAGTACACtgtttgattttttcctttttttcagtaAGCTTCCATTTTGgtacaaagaaagaaaaaaaagggcaaaaaatttcatttatatttcaaattttatgtgTGCATTAAACTTTTTAACAAATCCCTCATTTGGGTTATAAAGAAACTGTTCCACTTTAATAAACGACAAAAACTTTTGAAATCTTAAGCAGGCTAGTGTGAAGTACATGTGGCTTGAGATTTCTCCTTTTCTCCTATGGAATAGGACTGCAGAagcaattttcatttcaattttgcaaagTACTATAAAAAAGACGACAACAAAGTAAACGCTTGTGAAGCAATGTGTCATCCCCAATCTAATTGGGTGTGTTATATGTTGAGAAGTAGTGTGCTGTGAGCCAAAAGAAAAATGCCCTCAATCTAATTGAGACTAAAtgcttttgttttcattttcatttgcattCCATTATCAATCAACTCATGATGTGTCAGCTACTTTACCAAGTATTGTAGATTTCAATAGACCTCATTCCCGGACCATTTCTAGAGACCTTCATGTAGTAACTCCTTAGCTTTTTCCCTGACAAAtcttataaaaaaatattttttctaagACACAGAAAGTATAATGCTGCAAATTTTTAGAACAGAAACGATATCAATTTTTattgtgcaaaaatatttcagtttaGTTTTTGAATTCAGGCACAATATCCATGCTGAAAGCCAATATAACGTGTTCCTGTCTATTTTAAACATTTCATAATATCcacgtttttgtttttgtttgttgttttattttttgttttattggaTATTTTTGTTGCTTGTCAGAAGCAACTGCCATTAAAAACATTATACTTGCCAATAGATAAGATTTTAGTTACAATTTGAAGTTGATTAATAGTGTACACTTTGTTTCAAGATTTTACAGAACAGTCTGTTCCTGAGTAGTCGACAATGATAGCATACTGTAAAAGTAGTTAAAACACCTGTGAACTGTTTACAGGGTGTGTTATTAATCAGGCATTGAGCTTGCCAAGATCAGATTATTCCAAAGCAAATGGAAATATGATTGTATCAAGGGCTAATGTTATAACAATGACACAGAGACCAAGTTCTGAATGATATAATTTAGTCTGTCTTTTCCTCTGTTGTAGTGCAATTGCCTGTCCTGTGTCTTGTTGAAATATCCAACTCAATTTAACATGCCAAAATAAAACTAGAGGCCAAATATTATAGTCAGTGCCAAGACAAAGAGTGTTCATAGACCGAAACCTGAATTGGTGAGTTTTTATTCATAGTGCTACATTATTCCACAACTTACAGTTATA includes the following:
- the LOC139150200 gene encoding neuronal PAS domain-containing protein 3-like isoform X6; this translates as MASNRGNNSQTDTTAPPERNARIIAIRKEKSRDAARSRRGKENYEFYELAKMLPLPGAITSQLDKASIIRLTISYLRMRDFATQGDPPWNVIREIPPNTSVLQKDFKMPRRRSASVIATEVFEHHLGSHLLQSLDGFLFALTSDGRFLYVSETVSIYLGLSQVELTGSSVFDYVHPADHAELAEQLGMKLPPKTSGSSAEGGSGSGSSAASTPTVSSPHTPQQGMTMTMSADHRYERGFFLRMKSTLTKRGVHIKSSGYKVVQISGRLRPRMILTHTQRQPVTIIGFVALAHSLPSPNINEIRMECEMFVSKANLDMKISFCEPRINHYMDLTPSDVLGKSVYDFLHAEDVAEMRTSHFDLLNKGQVVTKYFRWMTKSGGYIWIQTSATITSTKNTNERLVVCINYILSQVEYKNCVMDISQLPNRPTDETSESSNTSESEADSSSDSDEEADPKESSHNSDDSENRDHGSKRRNHSTQNKHTSKKGKKRAKGPGGKGAKKQKYEQRQHRDIGDTKVITAVKQHVLVNSEEPKVNDVAEEMEEKVSKGTQQSERTDVISEDSIKRRGRPRKRKVIQHVNSCNSRESSTGAGSSDVAPHIEGAKTSPPITNDQNPCIPSPQFDNGIGVKSERQETDFQLESWDNPPNREITREQATLLDTPDSPFTRNQSLHRNINQSPVSQSPMSIHDIPKSPFQKTSSISSPSTGVPESVLTPPATETTKSGFVLPPVSSLTPSVINITHNDSHHPLNPPTSLSPMETSKDNQPSSETVTSISAIASAHASLLANLTPQAAKESVINIHPHVLTTDSVTTAYAGMPYASYDKYTYSPYGTAMNLATHAAAYQGNHYSHVSPYGNYTQSQETPMDLTYGSGYGSHMQIVRPEILQNVAKQQYLGGAKSPYAAFADAHDQLSKLHSKSNADVSGGGQQKV
- the LOC139150200 gene encoding neuronal PAS domain-containing protein 3-like isoform X8, with amino-acid sequence MAPAKKAKGTSIIAIRKEKSRDAARSRRGKENYEFYELAKMLPLPGAITSQLDKASIIRLTISYLRMRDFATQGDPPWNVIREIPPNTSVLQKDFKMPRRRSASVIATEVFEHHLGSHLLQSLDGFLFALTSDGRFLYVSETVSIYLGLSQVELTGSSVFDYVHPADHAELAEQLGMKLPPKTSGSSAEGGSGSGSSAASTPTVSSPHTPQQGMTMTMSADHRYERGFFLRMKSTLTKRGVHIKSSGYKVVQISGRLRPRMILTHTQRQPVTIIGFVALAHSLPSPNINEIRMECEMFVSKANLDMKISFCEPRINHYMDLTPSDVLGKSVYDFLHAEDVAEMRTSHFDLLNKGQVVTKYFRWMTKSGGYIWIQTSATITSTKNTNERLVVCINYILSQVEYKNCVMDISQLPNRPTDETSESSNTSESEADSSSDSDEEADPKESSHNSDDSENRDHGSKRRNHSTQNKHTSKKGKKRAKGPGGKGAKKQKYEQRQHRDIGDTKVITAVKQHVLVNSEEPKVNDVAEEMEEKVSKGTQQSERTDVISEDSIKRRGRPRKRKVIQHVNSCNSRESSTGAGSSDVAPHIEGAKTSPPITNDQNPCIPSPQFDNGIGVKSERQETDFQLESWDNPPNREITREQATLLDTPDSPFTRNQSLHRNINQSPVSQSPMSIHDIPKSPFQKTSSISSPSTGVPESVLTPPATETTKSGFVLPPVSSLTPSVINITHNDSHHPLNPPTSLSPMETSKDNQPSSETVTSISAIASAHASLLANLTPQAAKESVINIHPHVLTTDSVTTAYAGMPYASYDKYTYSPYGTAMNLATHAAAYQGNHYSHVSPYGNYTQSQETPMDLTYGSGYGSHMQIVRPEILQNVAKQQYLGGAKSPYAAFADAHDQLSKLHSKSNADVSGGGQQKV
- the LOC139150200 gene encoding neuronal PAS domain-containing protein 3-like isoform X9; protein product: MASNRIIAIRKEKSRDAARSRRGKENYEFYELAKMLPLPGAITSQLDKASIIRLTISYLRMRDFATQGDPPWNVIREIPPNTSVLQKDFKMPRRRSASVIATEVFEHHLGSHLLQSLDGFLFALTSDGRFLYVSETVSIYLGLSQVELTGSSVFDYVHPADHAELAEQLGMKLPPKTSGSSAEGGSGSGSSAASTPTVSSPHTPQQGMTMTMSADHRYERGFFLRMKSTLTKRGVHIKSSGYKVVQISGRLRPRMILTHTQRQPVTIIGFVALAHSLPSPNINEIRMECEMFVSKANLDMKISFCEPRINHYMDLTPSDVLGKSVYDFLHAEDVAEMRTSHFDLLNKGQVVTKYFRWMTKSGGYIWIQTSATITSTKNTNERLVVCINYILSQVEYKNCVMDISQLPNRPTDETSESSNTSESEADSSSDSDEEADPKESSHNSDDSENRDHGSKRRNHSTQNKHTSKKGKKRAKGPGGKGAKKQKYEQRQHRDIGDTKVITAVKQHVLVNSEEPKVNDVAEEMEEKVSKGTQQSERTDVISEDSIKRRGRPRKRKVIQHVNSCNSRESSTGAGSSDVAPHIEGAKTSPPITNDQNPCIPSPQFDNGIGVKSERQETDFQLESWDNPPNREITREQATLLDTPDSPFTRNQSLHRNINQSPVSQSPMSIHDIPKSPFQKTSSISSPSTGVPESVLTPPATETTKSGFVLPPVSSLTPSVINITHNDSHHPLNPPTSLSPMETSKDNQPSSETVTSISAIASAHASLLANLTPQAAKESVINIHPHVLTTDSVTTAYAGMPYASYDKYTYSPYGTAMNLATHAAAYQGNHYSHVSPYGNYTQSQETPMDLTYGSGYGSHMQIVRPEILQNVAKQQYLGGAKSPYAAFADAHDQLSKLHSKSNADVSGGGQQKV
- the LOC139150200 gene encoding neuronal PAS domain-containing protein 3-like isoform X2 is translated as MLTCLEREARQASRQEADYYSAAAYRPMQTPDLVENLCIIAIRKEKSRDAARSRRGKENYEFYELAKMLPLPGAITSQLDKASIIRLTISYLRMRDFATQGDPPWNVIREIPPNTSVLQKDFKMPRRRSASVIATEVFEHHLGSHLLQSLDGFLFALTSDGRFLYVSETVSIYLGLSQVELTGSSVFDYVHPADHAELAEQLGMKLPPKTSGSSAEGGSGSGSSAASTPTVSSPHTPQQGMTMTMSADHRYERGFFLRMKSTLTKRGVHIKSSGYKVVQISGRLRPRMILTHTQRQPVTIIGFVALAHSLPSPNINEIRMECEMFVSKANLDMKISFCEPRINHYMDLTPSDVLGKSVYDFLHAEDVAEMRTSHFDLLNKGQVVTKYFRWMTKSGGYIWIQTSATITSTKNTNERLVVCINYILSQVEYKNCVMDISQLPNRPTDETSESSNTSESEADSSSDSDEEADPKESSHNSDDSENRDHGSKRRNHSTQNKHTSKKGKKRAKGPGGKGAKKQKYEQRQHRDIGDTKVITAVKQHVLVNSEEPKVNDVAEEMEEKVSKGTQQSERTDVISEDSIKRRGRPRKRKVIQHVNSCNSRESSTGAGSSDVAPHIEGAKTSPPITNDQNPCIPSPQFDNGIGVKSERQETDFQLESWDNPPNREITREQATLLDTPDSPFTRNQSLHRNINQSPVSQSPMSIHDIPKSPFQKTSSISSPSTGVPESVLTPPATETTKSGFVLPPVSSLTPSVINITHNDSHHPLNPPTSLSPMETSKDNQPSSETVTSISAIASAHASLLANLTPQAAKESVINIHPHVLTTDSVTTAYAGMPYASYDKYTYSPYGTAMNLATHAAAYQGNHYSHVSPYGNYTQSQETPMDLTYGSGYGSHMQIVRPEILQNVAKQQYLGGAKSPYAAFADAHDQLSKLHSKSNADVSGGGQQKV